One window of the Myxococcales bacterium genome contains the following:
- a CDS encoding C-type lectin domain-containing protein: protein MLRLTGLLTLVAACSFTAAGGPDAGDGTSGDDAAPEDGTVAVDAAAVDAVAVDAVAVDAVAIDAPPPCPATYINGYRYVGTQQTWRVAEADCEDDSDGLTHLVVLDNDAERIAINTLITSLAGTDIWVGIMRDPPMPWVWRQVTGGPASYLPWEGDQPDNQSGDQQVVTLMRATGLLRDVSPGTSTARPALCECDRRPPTNADYADP, encoded by the coding sequence GTGCTTCGCCTGACTGGACTGCTGACGCTGGTCGCCGCGTGCTCGTTCACGGCGGCCGGCGGGCCCGACGCGGGCGACGGCACGAGCGGGGACGACGCGGCCCCCGAGGACGGCACCGTCGCCGTCGACGCCGCGGCCGTCGACGCGGTGGCCGTCGACGCGGTGGCCGTCGACGCGGTGGCCATCGACGCCCCGCCGCCCTGCCCCGCCACCTACATCAACGGCTACCGCTACGTCGGCACCCAGCAGACGTGGCGCGTGGCCGAGGCCGACTGCGAGGACGACTCCGACGGCCTGACCCACCTGGTCGTGCTCGACAACGACGCCGAGCGGATCGCGATCAACACGCTGATCACCAGCCTGGCGGGCACCGACATCTGGGTCGGCATCATGCGCGACCCGCCGATGCCGTGGGTGTGGCGCCAGGTCACCGGCGGCCCGGCCAGCTACCTGCCGTGGGAGGGCGACCAGCCCGACAACCAGTCCGGCGATCAGCAGGTCGTCACGCTGATGCGCGCCACTGGCCTCCTGCGCGACGTCAGCCCGGGCACCTCGACCGCGCGCCCGGCCCTGTGCGAGTGCGATCGGCGACCGCCGACGAACGCCGACTACGCCGACCCGTGA
- a CDS encoding tetratricopeptide repeat protein, producing the protein MSEVDVPIHDAATEPGSDGGGPPALAAARPPDDLEARRVRAAARAALFGDGEPVRVGRFTLLERLGAGAMGVVYAAWDPQLDRKVALKLVHPHGGAGVDGHVRLLAEARAAAKLAHPAVVAIYDAGAHADDVWIAMEFVAGRSLRAWAATEPRWQDVVAVARQVASGLAAAHAAGLLHRDVKPDNILVDARGPAVRAWIADFGLAISQDGPTTASGSGTPAYMAPEQHRGEPATAATDQFGFGVAFLEVLDGDHPFAAEPIAVAAAVQLGEVRAPRRRAAPAWVRDVLVRAVAPTAGARWPSLEALAAALARDPRVARRRLAAAAALVVVGGVGGALAFAARADGPRDPCAGAAAAIEPVWPRQRATVATALAAIDRPWAAGTSAAAVAELDAFAGAWRGQRLDVCRATRVRHQQSDELMDLRAACLERVRQRGAALVAALATADVDAAERAVQAIAALPAPTTCADELALRRVVPLPEVPAAAAASAALTGQLADARAAVALGRPVPALPALAQAVAAFGWAPLMAEAAHVLGQAAEARGEHAAAATYYQRALYTAIGARADRAAADAALRLVWVEGFWRRSADAADRWDAIATALVEAAGDATLAAVQLDHRGVRMDLARDLDAAERLHRAALARLLAALGPEHPSTLNPRINLAATLIGLGRLDEAAAELARARADATRILGEDHPLLGPIVTNQANVAWRQHRYPDARADFERALAIKEATLGRDHVGVASTLTGLAGVMGDQGDLAPAVPLLRRAIALYDRSPRGDGADPRVVNTLINLAITELELGVDARPDTARLLAVATAVAGPTGVEDPSVFLPRVLAGWAELAAGDAPTAVRLLTPLLTTAGFAEASPSERLDLLHTLARAIHASGGAPARLRAILAQAAPLVTDDDIAPRRRAQIERERAALAAPR; encoded by the coding sequence GTGTCCGAGGTCGACGTGCCGATCCACGACGCCGCGACCGAGCCCGGCTCCGACGGCGGTGGGCCGCCGGCCCTGGCCGCGGCGCGCCCGCCCGATGATCTCGAGGCGCGGCGGGTCCGGGCCGCGGCGCGGGCGGCGCTGTTCGGCGACGGCGAGCCGGTGCGGGTCGGGCGGTTCACGCTGCTCGAGCGGCTCGGGGCAGGCGCGATGGGCGTGGTCTACGCGGCCTGGGATCCGCAGCTCGATCGTAAGGTCGCGCTCAAGCTGGTGCACCCGCACGGCGGCGCTGGCGTCGACGGCCACGTCCGGCTCCTGGCCGAGGCCCGGGCCGCCGCCAAGCTCGCGCATCCGGCGGTGGTCGCGATCTACGACGCCGGGGCGCACGCCGACGACGTCTGGATCGCGATGGAGTTCGTGGCCGGGCGCAGCCTGCGGGCCTGGGCCGCGACCGAGCCGCGCTGGCAGGACGTCGTCGCGGTCGCGCGCCAGGTGGCGAGCGGGCTGGCCGCGGCGCACGCGGCCGGGCTCCTGCACCGCGACGTCAAGCCCGACAACATCCTGGTCGACGCGCGCGGCCCGGCCGTGCGCGCGTGGATCGCCGACTTCGGCCTGGCGATCTCGCAGGACGGTCCGACGACCGCCTCGGGCTCAGGCACGCCGGCGTACATGGCGCCGGAGCAGCACCGCGGCGAGCCGGCGACCGCGGCGACCGATCAGTTCGGTTTCGGCGTCGCGTTCCTCGAGGTGCTCGACGGCGACCACCCGTTCGCGGCCGAGCCGATCGCGGTCGCGGCGGCGGTCCAGCTGGGTGAGGTGCGGGCGCCGCGGCGGCGCGCCGCGCCGGCGTGGGTGCGCGACGTGCTCGTGCGCGCGGTGGCGCCGACGGCGGGCGCGCGCTGGCCGTCGCTCGAGGCGCTGGCGGCGGCGCTGGCCCGCGATCCGCGCGTCGCGCGCCGTCGGCTGGCCGCGGCCGCCGCGCTGGTCGTGGTCGGCGGCGTCGGCGGCGCGCTGGCGTTCGCGGCCCGGGCCGACGGGCCGCGCGACCCGTGCGCGGGCGCCGCGGCGGCGATCGAGCCGGTGTGGCCGCGCCAGCGCGCGACGGTCGCGACCGCGCTGGCCGCGATCGATCGGCCGTGGGCCGCCGGCACCAGCGCGGCCGCGGTCGCCGAGCTCGACGCGTTCGCCGGCGCGTGGCGGGGCCAGCGGCTCGACGTGTGCCGCGCGACCCGCGTCCGCCACCAGCAGTCCGACGAGCTGATGGATCTCCGGGCCGCGTGCCTCGAGCGGGTCCGGCAGCGCGGCGCGGCGCTGGTGGCGGCGCTGGCGACCGCTGACGTCGACGCGGCCGAGCGGGCGGTCCAGGCGATCGCGGCGCTGCCGGCGCCGACGACCTGCGCCGACGAGCTGGCGTTGCGTCGGGTGGTGCCGCTGCCCGAGGTGCCGGCCGCGGCCGCGGCTAGCGCCGCGTTGACCGGCCAGCTCGCCGACGCCCGCGCGGCGGTCGCGCTGGGGCGGCCGGTCCCGGCGCTGCCGGCGCTAGCCCAGGCGGTCGCGGCGTTCGGCTGGGCGCCGCTCATGGCCGAGGCGGCCCACGTCCTGGGCCAGGCCGCCGAGGCCCGCGGCGAGCACGCCGCGGCCGCCACGTACTACCAGCGCGCGCTCTACACCGCGATCGGCGCGCGCGCCGATCGCGCCGCCGCCGACGCGGCGCTGCGGCTGGTGTGGGTCGAGGGCTTCTGGCGCCGGTCGGCCGACGCCGCCGATCGCTGGGACGCGATCGCGACCGCGCTGGTCGAGGCCGCGGGCGACGCGACCCTGGCGGCGGTGCAGCTCGACCACCGCGGCGTGCGCATGGACCTGGCGCGCGACCTGGACGCGGCCGAGCGGCTGCACCGCGCGGCGCTGGCGCGGCTGCTCGCGGCGCTCGGCCCCGAGCACCCGTCGACGCTGAACCCGCGCATCAACCTGGCGGCGACGCTGATCGGCCTGGGCCGGCTCGACGAGGCCGCGGCCGAGCTGGCGCGGGCGCGCGCCGACGCGACCCGGATCCTCGGCGAGGACCACCCGCTGCTCGGCCCGATCGTCACCAACCAGGCCAACGTCGCGTGGCGGCAGCACCGCTACCCCGACGCGCGGGCCGACTTCGAGCGTGCGCTGGCGATCAAGGAGGCGACGCTGGGCCGCGACCACGTCGGCGTCGCGTCGACGCTCACCGGTCTGGCCGGGGTGATGGGCGACCAGGGCGACCTGGCGCCGGCGGTGCCGCTGCTCCGGCGCGCGATCGCGCTCTACGATCGCAGCCCGCGCGGCGACGGGGCCGATCCGCGCGTGGTCAACACGCTGATCAACCTGGCGATCACCGAGCTCGAGCTGGGCGTCGACGCCCGGCCTGACACCGCGCGCCTGCTCGCGGTCGCGACCGCGGTCGCGGGCCCGACCGGGGTCGAGGACCCGAGCGTGTTCTTACCGCGGGTGCTGGCGGGCTGGGCCGAGCTGGCGGCCGGTGACGCGCCGACCGCGGTCCGGCTGCTGACGCCGCTGCTCACCACCGCCGGGTTCGCCGAGGCGTCGCCCAGCGAGCGGCTCGATCTGCTGCACACGCTGGCCCGGGCCATCCACGCCAGCGGCGGCGCGCCGGCGCGGCTCCGCGCGATCCTGGCCCAGGCCGCGCCGCTGGTGACCGACGACGACATCGCGCCGCGCCGGCGCGCGCAGATCGAGCGCGAGCGGGCGGCGCTGGCGGCGCCGCGCTGA
- a CDS encoding RNA polymerase sigma factor has translation MQDGDAALLRAWQAGDRRAGSALFERHVAAITRFFRSKTDTDIDDLVQDTFLACVRSVDGRPIESFRGFLFGVARHKLLDHIARRARAPFDPTTQSAVAGGASPASALAQRQEHVLLLRALRAIPLDFQITLELFYWEGLSGEDIAVATGVSPHTVRSRLARGRAALEQAVRDLADAPATATTTLSDLDGWARGLAAAL, from the coding sequence GTGCAAGACGGTGACGCCGCGCTGCTCCGTGCCTGGCAGGCCGGCGACCGCCGGGCCGGCAGCGCCCTGTTCGAGCGCCACGTCGCGGCGATCACGCGGTTCTTCCGCAGCAAGACCGACACCGACATCGACGATCTGGTCCAGGACACGTTCCTGGCGTGCGTGCGCAGCGTCGACGGCCGCCCGATCGAGTCGTTCCGCGGCTTCCTGTTCGGCGTCGCGCGCCACAAGCTCCTCGATCACATCGCCCGCCGCGCGCGCGCGCCGTTCGATCCGACCACGCAGTCGGCCGTCGCCGGCGGCGCGTCACCGGCCAGCGCGTTGGCCCAGCGCCAGGAGCACGTGCTGCTGCTGCGCGCGCTCCGCGCCATCCCGCTCGACTTCCAGATCACCCTCGAGCTGTTCTACTGGGAGGGCCTGTCGGGCGAGGACATCGCGGTCGCCACGGGCGTGTCGCCCCACACCGTGCGCAGCCGGCTGGCCCGCGGCCGCGCCGCGCTCGAGCAGGCGGTGCGCGACCTCGCCGACGCGCCCGCCACCGCGACCACGACGCTGAGCGATCTCGACGGCTGGGCCCGGGGCCTGGCCGCGGCGCTGTGA
- the ccsA gene encoding cytochrome c biogenesis protein CcsA yields the protein MKRAIVPVLAVVVAALLALAVRQVFFVAPIEATQLYWNQKIFYFHVPCAFMLFAAVYVCGVPAAIYLKTRDPRYDDVAAAAAELAVVFGAIVLGTGMIWGKAAWGVWWQWEMRLTTSLLLWLIMVGYVLVRRFGGAGAERLSAGLAVFAMVDVPLVYFSVKFWNFLHPPAKVVSTLDGSMKLAFRLSALSFIGLFILVLVTRVAQLRATRALRDARERGLDAGILEP from the coding sequence ATGAAGCGAGCCATCGTCCCCGTCCTGGCCGTCGTGGTCGCCGCGCTCTTGGCGCTGGCGGTCCGCCAGGTGTTCTTCGTGGCGCCGATCGAGGCCACGCAGCTGTACTGGAACCAGAAGATCTTCTACTTCCACGTGCCGTGCGCGTTCATGCTGTTCGCGGCGGTGTACGTGTGCGGCGTGCCGGCGGCGATCTACCTGAAGACCCGCGACCCGCGTTACGACGACGTGGCCGCGGCCGCGGCCGAGCTGGCGGTGGTGTTCGGCGCGATCGTCCTGGGCACCGGGATGATCTGGGGCAAGGCGGCCTGGGGCGTGTGGTGGCAGTGGGAGATGCGCCTGACCACGTCGCTGCTCCTGTGGCTGATCATGGTCGGCTACGTGCTGGTGCGCCGGTTCGGCGGCGCCGGCGCCGAGCGCCTGTCGGCGGGGCTGGCGGTGTTCGCGATGGTCGACGTGCCGCTCGTGTACTTCTCGGTGAAGTTCTGGAACTTCCTCCACCCGCCGGCCAAGGTGGTCAGCACCCTCGACGGCTCGATGAAGCTGGCGTTCCGGCTGTCGGCGCTGTCGTTCATCGGCCTGTTCATCCTGGTGCTGGTGACCCGCGTGGCCCAGCTCCGCGCCACCCGCGCGCTCCGCGACGCCCGCGAGCGCGGCCTCGACGCCGGGATCCTCGAACCATGA
- a CDS encoding heme exporter protein CcmB, which yields MSFFRLVAAVAGKDLRVELRSREILYTMAFFAVTVVVVFSFAFVRDRKVIAEAVPGIVWGALAFAATLGLGRAFDREREGDTMRALLLSPAPRLAIFLGKAIAMVVVIGLVAVVIAPVSVVLYDLDVSTSGGSLALLLALGVIGMAVVGTVFSAMLLRVRSRDVLLPVILYPLLLPLFLAATRGTAALIAPEPVPGEAWFWIQFLVIYDALFIVTSLWTFEALVIE from the coding sequence GTGAGCTTCTTCCGCCTGGTCGCCGCGGTCGCCGGCAAGGATCTGCGGGTCGAGCTGCGCAGCCGCGAGATCCTCTACACGATGGCGTTCTTCGCCGTGACCGTCGTGGTGGTGTTCTCGTTCGCGTTCGTGCGCGACCGCAAGGTCATCGCCGAGGCCGTGCCCGGGATCGTCTGGGGCGCGCTGGCGTTCGCGGCCACCCTCGGCCTGGGCCGCGCGTTCGATCGCGAGCGCGAGGGCGACACGATGCGGGCGCTGCTGCTGTCGCCGGCGCCGCGCCTGGCGATCTTCCTGGGCAAGGCGATCGCGATGGTCGTCGTGATCGGCCTGGTCGCGGTCGTGATCGCGCCGGTGTCGGTCGTGCTCTACGACCTCGACGTCAGCACCAGCGGCGGGTCGCTGGCGCTCTTGCTGGCGCTGGGCGTGATCGGCATGGCGGTCGTGGGCACGGTGTTCTCGGCCATGCTGCTGCGGGTCCGCTCGCGCGACGTGCTCCTGCCGGTGATCCTGTACCCGCTGCTCCTGCCGCTGTTCCTCGCGGCCACCCGCGGCACCGCCGCCCTGATCGCGCCGGAGCCGGTCCCCGGCGAGGCGTGGTTCTGGATCCAGTTCCTGGTCATCTACGACGCGCTGTTCATCGTGACGTCGCTGTGGACCTTCGAAGCCCTGGTGATCGAATGA
- a CDS encoding ABC transporter ATP-binding protein → MLSSIVVDKVGKRFGDHRALAGVELELRAGSVCALLGANGAGKTTLLGILSTLVRASAGTVAYLDGATPRAVDDALRADIGLLAHASLCYGELTAIENLRFFAALYGVVDADRRAEVLLDEVGLEASARTRAVRTYSRGMVQRLALARALLARPSLLLLDEPFTGLDRDGAMALGTRLGQAKAEGAIVVCVTHDLEAIAGVTDHVAILRRGKLAFDERDPDGYSYAALRDHYHGHAS, encoded by the coding sequence ATGCTGTCGTCGATCGTCGTCGACAAGGTCGGCAAGCGGTTCGGGGATCACCGCGCCCTCGCCGGGGTCGAGCTGGAGCTGCGGGCCGGCTCGGTGTGCGCGTTGCTCGGGGCCAACGGCGCCGGCAAGACCACGCTGCTCGGCATCCTGTCGACGCTGGTCCGGGCCAGCGCCGGCACCGTCGCGTACCTCGACGGCGCCACGCCGCGCGCGGTCGACGACGCGCTCCGGGCCGACATCGGCCTCCTGGCCCACGCGTCGCTGTGCTACGGCGAGCTGACGGCGATCGAGAACCTCCGGTTCTTCGCGGCGCTGTACGGCGTCGTCGACGCCGACCGCCGGGCCGAGGTGCTGCTCGACGAGGTCGGCCTCGAGGCGTCGGCCCGGACCCGGGCGGTGCGGACCTACTCGCGCGGCATGGTCCAGCGCCTGGCCCTGGCGCGGGCGCTCCTGGCGCGGCCGTCGCTGCTCTTGCTCGACGAGCCGTTCACCGGCCTCGACCGCGACGGCGCGATGGCGCTGGGCACGCGGCTGGGCCAGGCCAAGGCCGAGGGCGCGATCGTCGTGTGCGTGACCCACGACCTCGAGGCCATCGCCGGGGTCACCGACCACGTCGCGATCCTGCGCCGCGGCAAGCTCGCCTTCGACGAGCGTGACCCGGACGGCTACTCGTACGCCGCGCTCCGGGACCACTACCACGGCCATGCCAGCTGA
- a CDS encoding carboxypeptidase regulatory-like domain-containing protein, with translation MARWCALALAAVAALAVTPAAHAQPAAAIGKPLPDTSLRDGTVVVRVIDGNRAAVTGVEVTLILSAANGQGEAIEQRARTDAEGRASFTDVGMGVLVKATAPGLDGATVSSSQFPMPQTNGVRVMLSTVPLAGGDAPMMGGGAAGGPPMSPRAMSGQPRPEQADTRDGITVRVSYDDFGDVAGLAGIPVIVVGYRHDQVISGKVVATDASGRAEIKGLDTRGATSYFAMTQLPRNGGFDRLVSIPILLDGEAGVRVILSGEKRAATTPAVDDLGRLDEQPKVAVVPAGVVRVQFAGVPEANGQVELIDAVTGEVITTAPQLAPMIALDSVKATAAVPTADAALPAGSLAVTVTHEGAPQAGRTVTVRTAAGAVVSTNATDPFGTAVLTNVPAGAVEVAIALDDDAVARATVTMPATAKPATGVRTTVDVAWATRGEGGARFAGVASGADRAFAVRTLMRNQPYVSAPFQLTPDRGASITVLVMPRVMFQWSLTSWLDDVYLGVRGTFGIRNASWAPYLAGTDAAPDDLVLPLPDGFTGAVVRDDYQAMVGIDPAKGFVIRRPIPPGGFQFVAGFSLKVNKGNVRWSMPLPLGTFESGIELKKAGNARVVLPKGVTGIQVENVDDQRGQFAVLSPITILPGKTMQFEIRDLPREATWRTYGRRAVGLAVLALLALGTTLALWRPRSGAVPTARFDALLDELAALQASGKDPARQAKLMAELETLYRKQPPR, from the coding sequence ATGGCCCGGTGGTGCGCGCTCGCCCTCGCGGCGGTGGCCGCGCTGGCGGTGACGCCGGCGGCGCATGCGCAGCCGGCCGCGGCGATCGGCAAGCCGCTGCCCGACACCAGCCTGCGCGATGGCACCGTGGTCGTCCGCGTCATCGACGGCAACCGCGCGGCGGTCACCGGCGTCGAGGTCACGCTGATCCTGTCCGCGGCCAACGGCCAGGGCGAAGCGATCGAGCAGCGCGCCCGCACCGACGCCGAGGGCCGCGCCAGCTTCACCGACGTCGGCATGGGCGTGCTGGTCAAGGCCACCGCCCCCGGGCTCGACGGCGCGACCGTGTCGTCGAGCCAGTTCCCGATGCCGCAGACCAACGGCGTGCGGGTCATGCTGTCGACCGTGCCGCTCGCGGGCGGCGACGCGCCGATGATGGGCGGCGGCGCCGCCGGTGGTCCGCCGATGAGCCCGCGGGCCATGAGCGGCCAGCCGCGGCCGGAGCAGGCCGACACCCGCGACGGCATCACCGTGCGCGTCAGCTACGACGACTTCGGCGACGTGGCCGGCCTGGCCGGGATCCCGGTGATCGTGGTCGGCTATCGCCACGATCAGGTGATCAGCGGCAAGGTCGTCGCCACCGACGCGTCCGGGCGGGCCGAGATCAAGGGCCTCGACACCCGCGGGGCGACCAGCTACTTCGCGATGACGCAGCTGCCGCGCAACGGCGGCTTCGATCGCCTGGTCTCGATCCCGATCTTGCTCGACGGCGAGGCCGGGGTCCGGGTGATCCTGTCGGGCGAGAAGCGCGCGGCCACGACCCCGGCGGTCGACGATCTGGGGCGGCTCGACGAGCAGCCCAAGGTCGCCGTGGTCCCGGCCGGCGTGGTCCGGGTCCAGTTCGCGGGCGTGCCTGAGGCCAACGGCCAGGTCGAGCTGATCGACGCGGTGACCGGCGAGGTGATCACGACCGCGCCACAGCTCGCGCCGATGATCGCGCTCGACTCGGTCAAGGCGACCGCGGCCGTGCCGACCGCCGACGCCGCGCTGCCGGCCGGCAGCCTGGCCGTGACCGTCACCCACGAGGGCGCGCCGCAGGCCGGCCGCACCGTCACGGTCCGCACGGCGGCCGGCGCGGTGGTCTCGACCAACGCCACCGACCCGTTCGGCACCGCGGTGCTGACCAACGTGCCCGCGGGCGCGGTCGAGGTCGCGATCGCGCTCGACGACGACGCCGTGGCCCGGGCGACCGTGACGATGCCGGCCACGGCCAAGCCGGCGACCGGCGTGCGCACGACCGTGGACGTGGCCTGGGCCACGCGCGGCGAGGGCGGGGCCCGGTTCGCCGGGGTCGCCAGCGGCGCCGACCGCGCGTTCGCGGTGCGCACGCTGATGCGCAACCAGCCGTACGTGTCGGCGCCGTTCCAGCTGACGCCCGATCGCGGCGCCTCGATCACCGTGCTGGTGATGCCGCGCGTGATGTTCCAGTGGAGCCTGACCAGCTGGCTCGACGACGTGTACCTGGGCGTGCGCGGCACGTTCGGCATCCGCAACGCGTCGTGGGCGCCGTACCTGGCGGGCACCGACGCCGCGCCCGACGACCTCGTGCTGCCGTTGCCCGACGGGTTCACCGGCGCGGTCGTGCGCGACGACTACCAGGCGATGGTCGGCATCGATCCGGCCAAGGGCTTCGTGATCCGCCGGCCGATCCCGCCCGGCGGGTTCCAGTTCGTCGCCGGGTTCTCGCTCAAGGTCAACAAGGGCAACGTGCGCTGGTCGATGCCGCTGCCGCTCGGCACGTTCGAGAGCGGCATCGAGCTCAAGAAGGCCGGCAACGCCCGGGTGGTCCTGCCCAAGGGCGTGACCGGCATCCAGGTCGAGAACGTCGACGACCAGCGCGGGCAGTTCGCGGTGCTGTCGCCGATCACGATCCTGCCGGGCAAGACCATGCAGTTCGAGATCCGCGACCTGCCGCGCGAGGCGACCTGGCGCACCTACGGCCGGCGCGCGGTCGGGCTGGCGGTGCTGGCGCTCCTGGCGCTGGGCACGACCCTGGCGCTGTGGCGGCCGCGATCCGGGGCCGTCCCGACGGCGCGCTTCGACGCGCTGCTCGACGAGCTGGCCGCGCTCCAGGCCAGCGGCAAGGACCCGGCCCGCCAGGCCAAGCTCATGGCCGAGCTCGAGACCCTGTACCGCAAGCAGCCGCCGCGGTAG